One stretch of Thermococcus sp. 21S9 DNA includes these proteins:
- a CDS encoding proton-conducting transporter membrane subunit, which yields MNGQYASLLIALPLLGAFFVPLIKGLGKKAIKTYVLIITAIQTGIAAWVFQEVYSTGKPIIVIAGGWKPPVGINLYLGYFASLFVLIVALASFLMAVFNFKAVDVEPIDKYAMLFLLLMLGATGMIATGDIFNLFVFMEITAITAYALTAYNKTGEAAEASLKYMILGGIGSSFFLIGVALIYGATGTLNMAQIAQLAGHINPTVAQVGLALIIFGLAVEAELFPLNAWAPDAYQASPHPVTAMFSAFVVKAGLYAMARVLYLMSSVGTWHNVLKLLVVMATLTVVVAEFSALRQRNVKRMIAYSSISQVGLIALAFALGTQAGVDAGVFQMINHAIIKVLLFLGVGYVAIQLGGAEIENFRGLGKRMPVTAFGITVGAFAAVGIPLFNIFWSKLRIILATLQVGYTWAAFLVLGASVVEAVYYFRLIHTIWFEGEGERISESIPLVAIVVALVILVIAIGIYPNYLWSISQKAGSDIFNVAQYIKNVPLMGVGA from the coding sequence ATGAACGGGCAGTACGCTTCACTCCTCATAGCGTTACCCCTCCTCGGTGCCTTCTTCGTCCCCCTGATTAAGGGGCTCGGAAAGAAGGCGATAAAGACCTACGTGCTGATAATCACCGCGATACAGACCGGAATAGCGGCGTGGGTCTTCCAGGAGGTTTACTCAACCGGAAAGCCAATAATCGTCATCGCCGGTGGCTGGAAGCCCCCGGTCGGAATTAACCTCTACCTTGGCTACTTCGCCTCGCTCTTCGTGCTCATAGTGGCCTTGGCGAGCTTCCTCATGGCCGTCTTCAACTTCAAGGCAGTCGACGTTGAGCCCATAGACAAGTACGCCATGCTGTTCCTTCTGCTGATGCTCGGAGCCACTGGAATGATAGCGACCGGCGACATCTTCAACCTCTTTGTCTTCATGGAGATAACCGCCATAACGGCCTACGCGCTGACAGCTTACAACAAGACCGGTGAAGCTGCTGAAGCATCACTCAAGTACATGATTCTCGGAGGAATCGGCTCGAGCTTCTTCCTTATCGGCGTCGCGCTAATCTACGGTGCCACCGGAACGCTCAACATGGCCCAGATAGCCCAGCTCGCCGGCCACATCAACCCGACCGTTGCCCAGGTCGGACTGGCGCTCATAATCTTTGGCCTCGCCGTCGAGGCGGAGCTCTTCCCGCTCAACGCGTGGGCACCCGACGCCTACCAGGCCTCACCTCATCCGGTAACGGCCATGTTCTCGGCCTTCGTCGTCAAGGCCGGCCTCTACGCGATGGCCAGGGTTCTCTACCTCATGAGCTCTGTCGGAACCTGGCACAACGTCCTCAAGCTCCTCGTGGTTATGGCCACCCTCACAGTCGTCGTAGCGGAGTTCTCGGCGTTGAGGCAGAGGAACGTCAAGAGGATGATAGCCTACTCGTCAATCAGCCAGGTCGGACTCATAGCTCTCGCCTTTGCCCTCGGAACCCAGGCGGGCGTTGATGCAGGAGTCTTCCAGATGATAAACCACGCCATAATCAAGGTCCTCCTGTTCCTCGGCGTCGGCTACGTCGCGATACAGCTCGGAGGGGCCGAGATTGAGAACTTCCGCGGGCTCGGCAAGAGGATGCCAGTTACCGCCTTTGGAATAACAGTTGGTGCCTTTGCCGCCGTTGGAATACCACTGTTCAACATCTTCTGGAGCAAGCTCAGGATAATCCTCGCAACACTTCAAGTGGGCTACACCTGGGCTGCTTTCCTCGTCCTTGGCGCCAGCGTCGTGGAGGCGGTCTATTACTTCAGGCTGATTCACACCATCTGGTTCGAGGGAGAGGGTGAGAGGATTTCAGAGAGCATCCCGCTCGTGGCCATAGTGGTTGCCCTGGTGATACTCGTGATTGCCATCGGAATCTACCCGAACTACCTCTGGAGCATCTCCCAGAAGGCGGGAAGCGACATCTTCAACGTCGCCCAGTACATTAAGAACGTCCCGTTGATGGGGGTGGGAGCATGA
- a CDS encoding NADH-quinone oxidoreductase subunit K: protein MSVPHISAFYFGSIALVLIGLYAILVKKNILKMLIGLSIMETGVNLLLVSIGYISGRSAPILSEGIGPNQAVDPIPQALVLTAIVIGVATTAMALSAVIVLYKRYGTLNVEEIRRLRG, encoded by the coding sequence ATGAGCGTGCCACACATCAGCGCGTTCTACTTCGGCTCAATCGCCCTCGTGCTCATAGGCCTGTACGCGATACTCGTCAAGAAGAACATCCTCAAGATGCTCATCGGGCTCAGCATTATGGAAACCGGCGTCAACCTGCTCCTCGTCAGTATAGGCTACATCTCCGGAAGGAGCGCGCCGATTCTGAGCGAGGGGATAGGACCCAACCAGGCCGTTGACCCGATTCCGCAGGCGCTCGTTCTGACGGCGATAGTCATAGGCGTTGCCACCACTGCTATGGCCCTCAGCGCTGTTATAGTCCTCTACAAGCGTTACGGAACCCTTAACGTTGAGGAGATAAGGAGGTTGAGAGGATGA
- a CDS encoding Na(+)/H(+) antiporter subunit B, translating to MLKRGLAIITLLIIGYWLAQGLAGVPFGQDKMLVGQYYLNHVKEQTGAVNAVTAVVVNYRGFDTLGEVTVLFIASTGVGALLWERKKRRTAKTEGSIVLTTGTRLLVPFVILFGAYIFIHGHLTPGGGFPGGATIATAFLLMYMAFTVYEIPHKAFEKTEGLVGMSYVIVGLIGLAIGGYFLFDWIWQTWGWGHDNIGRLFSGGFIPIIYTIIGLKVGTELSGIIDNMLKEEVSE from the coding sequence ATACTGAAGAGGGGTCTCGCGATAATTACCCTGCTTATCATCGGCTACTGGCTCGCCCAGGGGCTCGCCGGAGTTCCCTTCGGCCAGGACAAGATGCTCGTCGGTCAGTACTACCTCAACCACGTGAAGGAACAGACCGGTGCCGTCAACGCGGTGACGGCAGTCGTCGTCAACTACCGTGGCTTCGATACCCTCGGTGAGGTCACCGTCCTCTTCATAGCCTCGACCGGCGTCGGAGCCCTTCTCTGGGAGAGGAAGAAGAGGAGAACCGCGAAGACAGAGGGTTCGATAGTTCTCACAACAGGAACCAGGCTTCTCGTTCCGTTCGTGATACTGTTCGGCGCCTACATCTTCATCCACGGACACCTGACCCCGGGTGGAGGTTTCCCGGGAGGAGCCACCATAGCGACGGCGTTCCTGCTCATGTACATGGCGTTCACCGTATACGAGATTCCGCACAAGGCCTTTGAGAAGACCGAGGGGCTCGTTGGAATGAGCTACGTCATCGTTGGTCTCATAGGCCTCGCGATAGGCGGTTACTTCCTCTTCGACTGGATATGGCAGACATGGGGCTGGGGACACGATAACATCGGCAGGCTCTTCAGCGGTGGATTCATACCGATAATATACACCATCATAGGCCTCAAGGTCGGCACCGAGCTCAGCGGAATCATCGACAACATGCTCAAGGAGGAGGTGAGCGAATGA
- a CDS encoding DUF4040 domain-containing protein, whose amino-acid sequence MNCVTCINYIIIGVMIISAILAVEWRDLLAAAVGMAAVSLFASILFLILQAPDVAMTEAAIGAALSGAIFIFAIKRTQRFETEEEERPGWWVRW is encoded by the coding sequence ATGAACTGCGTAACCTGTATCAACTACATCATAATCGGCGTTATGATAATCTCGGCAATACTCGCCGTTGAGTGGAGGGACCTGCTCGCGGCCGCCGTTGGAATGGCCGCCGTAAGCCTGTTCGCCTCGATACTGTTCCTAATCCTTCAGGCGCCGGACGTGGCAATGACCGAAGCGGCCATAGGTGCCGCGCTCAGCGGTGCGATATTCATCTTCGCCATAAAGAGAACCCAGCGCTTTGAGACCGAGGAGGAAGAGAGGCCCGGGTGGTGGGTAAGATGGTGA
- the mnhG gene encoding monovalent cation/H(+) antiporter subunit G codes for MSVLAIIGEVLVLIGTFFYFLSALGLIRMPDVYNRMQTSTKSATLGSLGVIVGTGLWAVGKGYSPAWIVQTVAVAGFLLLTNPISAHALIRAAYKRGIPLWHGSVVDKYAEHLASKAQVEEASETSEEVSE; via the coding sequence ATGAGCGTGCTCGCAATAATCGGTGAAGTCCTCGTTCTAATCGGAACGTTCTTCTACTTCCTGTCGGCGCTTGGCCTAATCAGGATGCCTGACGTTTACAACAGGATGCAGACCTCAACGAAGAGCGCCACCCTCGGAAGCCTCGGCGTTATCGTCGGAACCGGCCTCTGGGCGGTCGGCAAGGGCTACTCCCCGGCGTGGATAGTGCAGACGGTAGCTGTCGCTGGATTCCTATTGCTCACCAACCCGATAAGCGCCCACGCCCTCATAAGGGCCGCGTACAAGCGTGGAATTCCGCTCTGGCACGGTAGCGTCGTTGACAAGTACGCCGAGCACCTCGCGAGCAAGGCTCAGGTAGAGGAGGCTTCCGAGACCTCTGAGGAGGTGAGCGAATGA
- a CDS encoding monovalent cation/H+ antiporter complex subunit F — translation MIGINIYLALIAIATLLSTYRVFRGPTTVDRLVAVDIMTTITTGLMVLFALYYGRMIYISVALVYALLAFGGVIAFARYLEGGL, via the coding sequence ATGATAGGGATTAACATTTATCTCGCCCTGATTGCGATAGCAACGCTCCTCAGCACCTACAGGGTCTTCAGGGGACCGACGACAGTTGACAGACTTGTGGCAGTGGACATCATGACGACCATAACCACCGGACTTATGGTGCTCTTTGCGCTCTACTATGGAAGGATGATTTACATCAGCGTTGCCCTCGTCTACGCGCTCCTCGCCTTCGGTGGAGTCATAGCCTTCGCCCGCTACCTGGAGGGAGGCCTATGA
- a CDS encoding Na+/H+ antiporter subunit E, with amino-acid sequence MEEASRASKFAYTFIVLFILWLVVTASLDSQELITGAVIALIVAALTHDVFTKAGLANLHPKRVAYAIAYIPYFLWAMIMANLDVAYRVLHPARPIRPGIVKCKTVLNSDTGKLSLANSITLTPGTITLDVDEDDYFIHWIWVPDEVLNAKDDSEHVEKASEAITRPFEKFLRVIFG; translated from the coding sequence ATGGAAGAAGCAAGTCGCGCCAGCAAGTTCGCCTACACTTTTATCGTGCTGTTTATTCTGTGGCTGGTCGTCACGGCCAGCCTTGACAGCCAGGAGTTGATAACCGGAGCCGTTATAGCTTTAATAGTAGCGGCACTGACGCACGACGTCTTCACCAAAGCAGGACTGGCAAACCTCCATCCAAAGAGGGTCGCCTACGCAATAGCTTACATACCGTACTTCCTGTGGGCTATGATAATGGCCAACCTCGACGTTGCTTACAGGGTGCTCCACCCGGCGAGGCCAATAAGGCCCGGAATCGTCAAGTGCAAAACCGTCCTCAACAGCGACACCGGAAAGCTCTCGCTCGCGAACTCGATAACCCTTACACCCGGAACGATAACCCTCGACGTCGATGAGGACGACTACTTCATCCACTGGATTTGGGTTCCGGACGAGGTGCTCAACGCCAAGGACGATTCTGAGCACGTTGAAAAGGCCTCCGAGGCCATAACAAGACCCTTTGAAAAGTTCTTGAGGGTGATATTCGGATGA
- a CDS encoding radical SAM protein encodes MIELRLPHVTFEDLGDTIRLIWRETLYADFPKRELERVIRKKYRVSPQITARNGALIIDTDYEKVEGFVALYIQNNLGALLRNRYTKRKVLYIHEAMDVPLLGYNAFGLIDRGTNLIQVRGVSGCNLSCIFCSVDEGPYSRTRKLDYVVDIDYLMKWFDDVARIKGKGLEAHLDGQGEPLIYPFRVELVQALREHPNVSVISMQSNGTLLNDKLVEELAEAGLDRVNLSIHSLDPDKAKMLMGRKDYDLEHVLEMAEALVNEGIDVLIAPVIIFGINDDEAEAFIEFARKIGAGKRWPALGFQNYIPYKFGRNPVIAKTVPFKEFYAWLRGLEEKTGMKPLVLKPSHFGMEKREFIPLAFRPGEVVKAEVVLPGRIEGEMLAKARNRLIEVVGTKAEVGDRIKVRIVRTRHGIYIGTEI; translated from the coding sequence ATGATAGAGCTACGCCTTCCCCACGTGACCTTTGAGGATTTGGGAGACACAATCCGGCTAATCTGGCGTGAGACCCTTTACGCGGACTTTCCAAAGCGAGAGCTTGAGAGGGTCATCCGAAAGAAGTACCGCGTCTCGCCTCAAATCACGGCCCGAAACGGTGCGTTAATCATAGACACGGATTACGAGAAGGTCGAAGGCTTCGTAGCGCTCTACATTCAAAACAACCTCGGAGCACTTCTCAGGAACCGCTACACGAAGAGGAAGGTACTCTACATTCACGAGGCCATGGACGTTCCGCTCCTCGGCTACAACGCCTTCGGACTGATAGATAGGGGGACGAACCTAATCCAGGTAAGGGGTGTGAGCGGGTGCAATCTGAGCTGTATCTTCTGCTCCGTTGACGAGGGACCGTACTCAAGGACGAGAAAGCTCGACTACGTCGTTGATATCGACTATTTGATGAAGTGGTTCGACGATGTCGCGAGGATAAAGGGGAAGGGTCTGGAGGCACACCTCGACGGCCAGGGAGAGCCTCTCATCTATCCCTTCAGAGTGGAACTCGTTCAGGCGTTGAGGGAGCACCCGAACGTCTCGGTAATCTCGATGCAGAGCAACGGGACGCTTCTCAACGATAAGCTCGTCGAGGAGCTGGCCGAGGCAGGTCTCGACAGGGTGAACCTTTCGATTCACTCCCTCGACCCGGACAAGGCGAAGATGCTCATGGGCAGGAAGGACTACGACCTTGAACACGTTCTGGAGATGGCTGAGGCCCTCGTCAATGAGGGGATAGACGTCCTCATTGCCCCGGTCATAATCTTCGGAATCAACGACGACGAGGCGGAGGCGTTCATAGAGTTCGCGAGGAAAATCGGCGCCGGAAAGCGCTGGCCGGCTCTCGGCTTCCAGAACTACATTCCCTACAAGTTCGGCAGGAACCCGGTCATAGCCAAGACGGTCCCCTTCAAGGAGTTCTACGCCTGGCTGAGGGGGCTTGAAGAGAAGACCGGAATGAAACCCCTTGTCCTGAAGCCGAGCCACTTTGGTATGGAGAAGCGCGAGTTTATACCGCTTGCCTTCCGGCCCGGGGAGGTCGTAAAGGCTGAGGTCGTTCTTCCGGGCAGGATTGAAGGAGAGATGCTCGCGAAGGCCAGGAACAGGCTCATCGAGGTCGTTGGGACGAAGGCGGAAGTCGGGGACAGAATCAAGGTGAGAATCGTGAGGACGAGGCACGGTATCTACATTGGAACTGAGATTTAA